Proteins from a single region of Styela clava chromosome 1, kaStyClav1.hap1.2, whole genome shotgun sequence:
- the LOC120347547 gene encoding dolichyl-diphosphooligosaccharide--protein glycosyltransferase subunit 1-like has translation MNKSAGMAKYLLLVNLIFIMLMDASEGAWVNSKVGRSIDLKTHIVKITTSVTMRNDGSSSESEIAVHVEPDLFDKLAFLEVNLVDGENNPLSLGKKGKGIYSVTLPKACVAGDSVSLSIEEYFTHSLKAFPEEISQSQKQLVTYNGNHLFYSPYMTESQTTTVELFSNVVENHSKLGKTEIQDSTIKYGGSEEYDNVKPLSQSSMTLHFENNSPFLVVTKMTRVIELSHWGVISVEETLDIRHTGAKFKGSFSRYDYQRLPNSGISAVKSFKTILPASSSDVYYRDEIGNISTSNLITNDDSVEVEIRPRFPLFGGWKTHYYIGYNLPSYTYLYKTGDLLALRMRFVDHVYDDMVIDDLTVKLILPESSKQISVSLPYEAERLEDTLHYTYLDTVGRPVITFKKKNVLEQHIQDFTLSYNFNPMMLIQEPLLIVSAFFILFFTVIIIVRLDFSITHDSVSEAKMRVQGVIEQVQAQHSKRIICYNSYETAIKDFKANKDSSAFANSRKSIDKSHKETTTTINGLMSKLREDGPDVHEKVSDVMRMDQKLMEKYNRSIQLAEQLVSKRLTKEKYVPEDQKNQHSIDEIREKLDSLCDNL, from the exons ATGAACAAATCTGCAGGCATGGCAAAATATTTGCTGCTTGTTAATCTGATTTTTATAATGTTGATGGACGCCAGTGAAGGGGCTTGGGTCAATTCTAAAGTTGGTCGTTCGATAGACCTTAAGACTCACATTGTGAAAATAACTACAAGCGTTACTATGCGAAATGATGGATCTTCATCTGAAAGTGAAATCGCTGTTCACGTAGAGCCAGATCTGTTCGATAAGCTTGCCTTTTTGGAAGTAAATTTG GTTGATGGAGAAAACAATCCACTCAGTCTCGGCAAGAAAGGAAAGGGAATATACTCAGTCACTCTACCCAAAGCCTGTGTTGCTGGAGATTCTGTCAGCCTGTCCATTGAGGAATACTTTACCCACTCTTTGAAAGCGTTTCCTGA AGAAATATCTCAATCTCAGAAACAATTGGTGACATATAACGGGAATCATTTGTTTTACTCTCCATACATGACTGAGTCCCAGACTACAACGGTAGAATTGTTTTCTAATGTTGTTGAAAATCATTCCAAATTAGGAAAAACTGAGATCCAGGACAGCACAATAAAGTATGGAGGATCTGAAGAGTATGACAATGTCAAGCCTTTGTCTCAA agtTCAATGACATTGCATTTTGAGAACAACAGCCCCTTTCTCGTTGTTACCAAAATGACCAGAGTTATTGAACTATCACATTGGGGTGTTATATCTGTGGAAGAAACCTTGGATATTCGACATACTGGTGCCAAGTTCAAGGGCTCATTCAGTCGATATGATTATCAAAGATTGCCAAATAGTGGAATATCTGCAGTCAAGTCATTCAAAACAATCTTACCAGCATCATCGTCAGATGTGTATTACAG AGATGAGATAGGAAACATATCAACATCCAACCTTATAACTAATGATGATTCTGTTGAAGTGGAAATCAGACCTCGTTTCCCACTTTTTGGTGGATGGAAGACTCATTATTACATCGGATATAATCTCCCAAGTTATACTTATCTTTACAAAACAG gtGACCTACTAGCCCTAAGAATGAGATTTGTTGACCATGTTTATGATGATATGGTGATTGATGACTTGACTGTTAAATTAATTCTTCCggaaagttcaaa gCAGATAAGTGTATCGCTACCCTATGAAGCGGAGCGTTTGGAAGACACTTTGCATTACACTTATTTGGATACTGTTGGAAGGCCAGTGATCACtttcaaaaagaaaaatgtACTGGAACAACATATTCAGGACTTTACT CTGTCCTACAATTTCAATCCTATGATGTTGATTCAAGAACCTCTATTGATTGTCAGTGCATTTTTCATTCTGTTCTTCACTGTAATCATCATTGTAAGACTTGATTTTTCCATCACACATGACAGTGTATCAGAAGCAAAAATGAGAGTGCAGGGTGTTATTGAACAG GTCCAGGCACAACACTCCAAAAGGATAATCTGTTACAACTCCTATGAAACTGCCATCAAAGATTTCAAg GCCAACAAAGATTCGTCTGCATTTGCCAACTCCCGTAAGTCGATTGATAAATCTCACAAAGAAACAACAACTACAATTAATGGACTGATGTCTAAACTTCGAGAAGATGGACCTGATGTGCACGAGAAG GTTTCTGACGTGATGAGGATGGATCAGAAACTTATGGAAAAATACAACCGTAGCATCCAACTAGCTGAGCAACTTGTATCCAAACGGCTTACCAAAGAGAAGTATGTTCCGGAGGATCAGAAAAATCAGCATTCCATTGATGAAATCCGAGAAAAATTGGATTCTTTATGTGATAATCTGTAA